A stretch of the Phormidium ambiguum IAM M-71 genome encodes the following:
- the psaA gene encoding photosystem I core protein PsaA, with translation MTISPPEREAKVRVVVDNDPVPTSFEKWSQPGHFDRTLSKGPKTTTWIWNLHANAHDFDSHTSDLEDVSRKIFSAHFGHLAVIFVWLSGMYFHGAKFSNYEAWLANPTGIKPSAQVVWPIVGQEILNADVGGGFHGIQITSGFFYIWRAAGFTNSFQLYCTAIGGLVMAALMLFAGWFHYHKRAPKLEWFQNAESMMNHHLSVLLGCGSLGWAGHQIHVSLPINKLLDAGVAPKDIPLPQEFILNKDLMTELYPSFAQGLAPFFTLNWGVYSDFLTFKGGLNPVTGGLWLSDTAHHHLAIAVLFIIAGHMYRTNWGIGHSMKEILENHKGPFTGEGHKGLYEVLTTSWHAQLAINLAMMGSLSIIVAQHMYSMPPYPYLATDYATQLSIFTHHMWIGGFLIVGGAAHGAIFMVRDYDPAVNQNNLLDRVIRHRDAIISHLNWVCLFLGFHSFGLYVHNDTMRAFGRPQDTFSDTGIQLQPVFAQWVQNLHTLAPGGTAPNALQPASYAFGGDVVAVGGKVAMMPIALGTADFLVHHIHAFTIHVTVLILLKGVLFARSSRLIPDKANLGFRFPCDGPGRGGTCQVSGWDHVFLGLFWMYNSISVVIFHFSWKMQSDVWGTVAPDGTVSHITGGNFAQSAITINGWLRDFLWAQASQVINSYGSALSAYGLLFLGAHFVWAFSLMFLFSGRGYWQELIESIVWAHNKLKVAPAIQPRALSIIQGRAVGVAHYLLGGIVTTWAFFLARSLSLG, from the coding sequence ATGACGATAAGTCCTCCAGAGCGAGAGGCAAAGGTAAGGGTGGTAGTTGACAATGATCCGGTGCCTACTTCGTTTGAGAAGTGGTCTCAGCCTGGACATTTCGATCGCACCTTATCCAAAGGACCCAAAACCACAACCTGGATTTGGAACCTGCACGCTAACGCCCACGACTTCGATAGTCATACTAGTGACCTAGAAGATGTATCTCGGAAGATCTTCAGCGCTCACTTCGGTCACTTGGCAGTTATTTTTGTCTGGTTAAGCGGCATGTATTTTCATGGCGCTAAATTCTCCAACTACGAAGCTTGGTTAGCTAACCCCACTGGCATCAAACCCAGTGCACAGGTAGTTTGGCCAATCGTAGGTCAGGAAATTCTAAACGCCGATGTAGGCGGCGGTTTTCATGGGATTCAGATTACCTCTGGATTCTTCTATATCTGGCGTGCGGCTGGCTTTACAAACAGCTTCCAGCTATACTGCACGGCAATTGGTGGGCTAGTAATGGCAGCGTTGATGCTATTTGCTGGCTGGTTCCACTATCACAAACGCGCTCCCAAACTGGAATGGTTCCAGAATGCAGAGTCGATGATGAACCACCACCTGTCGGTGTTGCTGGGTTGTGGCTCTTTGGGTTGGGCTGGACACCAAATTCATGTTTCTCTGCCAATCAATAAACTCTTAGATGCTGGGGTAGCTCCAAAAGATATTCCCCTACCTCAAGAGTTCATCCTAAACAAGGATTTGATGACAGAGTTGTATCCTAGCTTTGCCCAAGGTTTAGCTCCATTCTTTACCTTGAACTGGGGAGTTTATTCTGACTTCCTGACATTTAAAGGTGGTCTGAACCCCGTAACAGGCGGCTTGTGGTTGTCTGACACCGCTCATCACCACTTAGCGATCGCAGTTCTGTTCATCATCGCTGGCCATATGTACCGGACAAACTGGGGCATTGGTCACAGCATGAAGGAAATTTTAGAGAACCACAAAGGCCCCTTCACTGGCGAAGGCCACAAGGGACTGTATGAAGTTCTCACAACTTCCTGGCACGCACAACTGGCTATTAACTTAGCCATGATGGGTTCACTGTCCATCATCGTCGCGCAGCATATGTATTCCATGCCTCCGTATCCCTACTTGGCAACGGACTATGCTACGCAGTTGTCAATCTTCACACACCATATGTGGATTGGCGGCTTCTTAATCGTGGGTGGTGCTGCACACGGCGCTATCTTCATGGTGCGGGACTATGATCCAGCAGTGAATCAGAACAACCTGCTCGATCGCGTCATCCGTCATCGGGACGCAATTATTTCTCACCTCAACTGGGTGTGCTTATTCCTGGGCTTCCATAGCTTTGGATTGTACGTCCACAACGACACCATGCGTGCGTTTGGTCGTCCCCAAGACACCTTCTCTGATACTGGCATTCAATTACAACCAGTATTCGCTCAATGGGTGCAAAACTTGCACACATTGGCTCCAGGTGGTACCGCACCCAATGCGTTACAACCTGCTAGCTATGCCTTCGGTGGCGATGTGGTTGCCGTAGGTGGCAAAGTGGCAATGATGCCAATTGCTTTGGGTACGGCAGACTTCTTGGTACACCATATCCATGCGTTTACCATCCACGTCACCGTGCTGATCCTGCTCAAGGGCGTACTATTCGCTCGTAGCTCTCGTCTGATTCCAGACAAAGCAAACTTAGGCTTCCGTTTCCCCTGCGACGGTCCTGGTCGTGGCGGCACCTGCCAAGTATCTGGTTGGGACCACGTATTCTTAGGACTGTTCTGGATGTATAACAGCATCTCGGTTGTAATCTTCCACTTCAGCTGGAAAATGCAATCAGATGTTTGGGGTACTGTAGCCCCCGATGGCACAGTTTCTCACATCACAGGTGGTAACTTTGCTCAAAGCGCGATTACAATCAACGGTTGGTTGCGCGATTTCTTGTGGGCGCAAGCCTCTCAAGTGATTAACTCCTATGGCTCGGCTCTGTCAGCTTACGGCTTACTGTTCTTAGGCGCTCACTTTGTGTGGGCATTCAGCCTGATGTTCTTGTTCAGTGGTCGTGGTTACTGGCAAGAGTTGATCGAATCGATTGTTTGGGCTCACAATAAACTAAAAGTAGCTCCAGCGATTCAACCTCGCGCTCTGAGTATTATTCAGGGTCGCGCAGTAGGGGTGGCTCACTACCTCTTAGGAGGCATTGTCACCACATGGGCGTTCTTCCTAGCTCGCTCACTGTCTTTAGGATAA
- a CDS encoding helix-turn-helix domain-containing protein, with amino-acid sequence MGLVRLRIRELAAEKGWTLEEVADRSGVIYNTVKSYARRSELAMVDYTAVHKLARTFDVMIEDLVEILEE; translated from the coding sequence ATGGGTTTAGTTAGACTAAGAATTAGGGAATTAGCGGCAGAGAAAGGTTGGACACTTGAAGAAGTTGCCGATCGCTCTGGAGTAATTTACAACACGGTGAAAAGTTATGCCCGTCGTTCTGAATTGGCTATGGTTGATTATACTGCGGTGCATAAGTTAGCGAGAACTTTTGATGTGATGATTGAGGATTTGGTGGAGATTTTAGAGGAGTGA
- the psaB gene encoding photosystem I core protein PsaB, with protein sequence MATKFPKFSQDLAQDPTTRRIWYGIATAHDFESHDGMTEENLYQKIFASHFGHIAIIFLWTSGNLFHVAWQGNFEQWIKDPLNIRPIAHAIWDPQFGKPAVEAFTQAGANYPVNITYSGLYHWWYTIGMRSNNDLYQGALFLLVLAAVFLFAGWLHLQPKFRPSLSWFKSAEPRLNHHLAGLFGVSSLAWAGHLIHVAIPESRGQHVGWDNFLSTMPHPAGLLPFFTGNWGVYAENPDTAQQVFGTAQGSGTAILTFLGGFHPQTQSLWLTDMAHHHLAIAVIFIIAGHMYRTNFGIGHSIKEMLNSKAGLFGGKSEGQFNLPHQGLYDTMNNSLHFQLAFALAALGVITSLVAQHMYALPPYVFIGQDYTTQAALYTHHQYIAGFLMVGAFAHGAIFWVRDYDPEQNKGNVLDRVLQHKEAIISHLSWVSLFLGFHTLGLYVHNDVVVAFGTPEKQILIEPVFAQFIQAAHGKLIYGMDTLLSNPDSIATTAWPNHGNVWLPGWLDAINSGTNSLFLTIGPGDFLVHHAIALGLHTTTLILVKGALDARGSKLMPDKKDFGYAFPCDGPGRGGTCDISAWDSFYLAMFWMLNTIGWVTFYWHWKHLGIWQGNVAQFNESSTYLMGWLRDYLWLNSAQLINGYNPYGMNNLSVWAWMFLFGHLVWATGFMFLISWRGYWQELIETLVWAHERTPLANLVRWKDKPVAMSIVQGRLVGLAHFTVGYILTYAAFLIASTAGKFG encoded by the coding sequence ATGGCAACAAAATTCCCCAAATTTAGCCAAGACCTTGCTCAAGACCCGACTACTCGTCGGATTTGGTACGGGATTGCTACAGCCCATGACTTTGAAAGCCATGATGGCATGACGGAGGAAAATCTTTATCAAAAGATCTTCGCCTCCCACTTCGGTCACATTGCGATCATTTTCTTGTGGACTTCCGGTAACCTGTTCCACGTTGCGTGGCAAGGCAACTTTGAACAGTGGATTAAAGATCCGCTAAATATCCGTCCCATTGCTCACGCGATTTGGGACCCACAATTCGGTAAACCAGCAGTAGAAGCTTTCACTCAAGCTGGTGCCAACTATCCAGTGAATATCACTTACTCCGGTTTATATCACTGGTGGTACACCATCGGGATGCGGTCTAACAATGACCTTTATCAAGGCGCATTGTTCCTCTTAGTGCTCGCAGCTGTATTCCTGTTCGCAGGTTGGTTGCACTTACAGCCTAAGTTCCGCCCCAGCTTGTCTTGGTTTAAGAGCGCTGAACCGCGCCTGAATCACCACTTGGCTGGTCTGTTTGGTGTAAGCTCTCTGGCTTGGGCTGGTCACTTAATCCACGTTGCCATCCCCGAATCTCGCGGACAGCACGTAGGTTGGGATAATTTCCTAAGCACCATGCCTCACCCAGCTGGGTTGCTACCTTTCTTCACCGGAAACTGGGGAGTTTACGCAGAAAATCCTGATACTGCTCAGCAGGTATTCGGTACAGCTCAAGGTTCAGGTACGGCAATTTTGACCTTCTTAGGTGGTTTCCATCCTCAAACCCAGTCCTTGTGGCTGACTGATATGGCTCACCACCACCTAGCGATCGCAGTGATTTTCATCATTGCTGGTCATATGTACCGGACAAACTTCGGCATTGGTCACAGCATTAAAGAAATGCTCAATTCCAAAGCTGGTCTGTTCGGTGGCAAGAGTGAAGGTCAATTCAACCTGCCTCACCAAGGTCTGTATGACACCATGAATAATTCGCTGCACTTCCAGCTGGCTTTTGCCTTGGCAGCGTTAGGTGTAATTACCTCTCTGGTCGCTCAACACATGTACGCGTTGCCTCCCTATGTTTTCATCGGGCAGGACTACACAACACAAGCGGCGCTGTACACTCACCACCAATATATTGCTGGCTTCCTCATGGTTGGTGCTTTCGCTCACGGAGCTATCTTCTGGGTGCGGGACTACGATCCTGAGCAAAACAAAGGCAACGTATTGGATCGCGTGTTGCAACACAAAGAAGCCATCATCTCTCACCTGAGTTGGGTTTCTCTGTTCCTGGGCTTCCACACCCTCGGCTTGTATGTTCACAACGATGTAGTGGTTGCTTTCGGTACTCCTGAGAAGCAAATCCTGATTGAGCCTGTATTCGCTCAGTTCATTCAGGCGGCTCACGGTAAGTTAATTTATGGCATGGACACCTTGTTGTCCAACCCAGATAGCATTGCAACTACTGCTTGGCCCAATCACGGCAACGTATGGCTACCAGGCTGGTTGGATGCAATTAACTCTGGCACCAACTCTCTGTTCCTAACAATTGGCCCTGGCGACTTCTTGGTTCACCATGCGATCGCTCTCGGCTTGCACACCACCACCTTGATCTTGGTTAAAGGTGCGTTGGATGCACGTGGCTCTAAGCTGATGCCCGACAAGAAAGACTTCGGCTATGCCTTCCCTTGCGATGGCCCTGGTCGTGGCGGTACTTGCGACATCTCTGCTTGGGACTCTTTCTACCTCGCTATGTTCTGGATGCTGAACACCATTGGTTGGGTAACCTTCTACTGGCACTGGAAGCATCTGGGTATATGGCAAGGCAACGTAGCTCAGTTCAATGAGTCTTCTACTTACCTCATGGGCTGGTTGCGTGATTACCTCTGGCTGAACTCTGCTCAGTTGATTAACGGGTACAACCCCTACGGCATGAACAACCTGTCTGTTTGGGCTTGGATGTTCCTCTTCGGACACCTAGTTTGGGCTACTGGCTTCATGTTCTTGATTAGCTGGCGCGGTTACTGGCAAGAGTTGATCGAAACCTTAGTTTGGGCTCACGAACGTACTCCTCTAGCTAACTTGGTTCGTTGGAAAGACAAGCCAGTTGCGATGTCGATCGTTCAAGGTCGTTTGGTTGGTTTAGCTCACTTCACCGTTGGCTATATCCTTACCTACGCGGCGTTTCTAATTGCTTCGACGGCTGGTAAGTTTGGTTGA
- a CDS encoding YncE family protein, whose translation MLDASQFFSENFYLSQNLDVAAAVNAGSLSSGLQHFNSFGQFEGRDPSLLFSNTFYLQQNSDVTAAVNGGFFRSGFEHFLLFGQFEGRDSSQLFNTQYYLAQNADVAAAVATTRGTADPLTGIEHFLLFGQFESRNPSQQFNNRFYLDSNSDVATAVNASPTDPLTGIKHFLDFGALEGRSPSLLFNNGFYLQQNQDVAAAVNNGFFRSSFLHFAQFGIVEQRFGSDLAFNPPVIYVSNNGAGNVGEVDRVNGIFAGQRRFLAGNNEGVELDILGNLYQAGDVTPGAGTIRVISQIGDRSDNDTFSLIRDRQLGGPQTGLVNPKGFAIAQTAGYIIVANNGAQNLKVFGTAAGGDVPPVATNPLPANAWDVVYDENADRLFVALVNGDISVFDNYIGNGSNIGGGGISRTIIPANASGNKVSTNLHGIVYEPTLDKLVVTDVGAATAAQSPNFANDGRIYVIDNASTANGNVLPSRTIEGSRTQLGNPVDLILDGNNVQVAEKAKNQLLIFSNIFTGADGNVTPDISVPEIGPESLVADRSLGILNPDVTNIESPTTLINAVFATSNPATPTATTEFVAKLSPNLQNTLSVFNTSGGVPTVENITFDLTGDAFITFDSGSDTNGGILIVNRLAESRNNGIFNPSRDRSIAGANTGLVAPKGLDVADSLGLVFVAENNAATPAILAFSTQAQGDVAPVFKTTNLAGRRPWDVDYEPTSDRLFVAATDGSVLIYDQYAVTQGVNGPTRTIIPSDAVGAKVSINLHGIIYVAAADTLLLSDVGSAMSATDGQLFTIPNASSANGNVAVRTQIAGANTLLGNPVDVTFDGANLYVAEKSNDRILRFDNILAQSGVLNIAPSIALASNKPESVALAPDYLSARI comes from the coding sequence ATGTTGGATGCCAGCCAATTTTTTAGTGAAAATTTCTACTTGTCTCAAAACTTGGATGTGGCAGCAGCAGTTAATGCTGGCTCATTGAGTAGCGGACTGCAACACTTTAATTCCTTCGGTCAATTTGAAGGACGCGACCCCAGTTTGCTTTTTTCTAATACCTTTTATTTGCAGCAAAACTCAGATGTGACAGCAGCAGTTAATGGGGGGTTCTTCAGAAGTGGATTTGAACACTTCCTTTTATTCGGTCAATTTGAGGGACGCGACTCTAGCCAGTTATTTAATACTCAGTATTATCTAGCGCAAAACGCGGATGTGGCAGCAGCAGTAGCGACAACTCGCGGAACGGCAGACCCGTTGACCGGAATCGAACATTTCCTCCTATTCGGTCAATTTGAAAGTCGCAATCCCAGCCAGCAATTCAATAACCGTTTTTATCTAGATAGCAATTCAGACGTAGCAACAGCAGTTAATGCTAGTCCTACCGACCCCTTAACCGGGATCAAACATTTCCTAGATTTTGGTGCTTTGGAAGGCCGTAGTCCCAGCTTGCTATTCAATAACGGTTTTTATCTCCAGCAAAATCAGGATGTAGCCGCAGCGGTCAATAACGGTTTCTTTAGAAGTTCTTTTTTACACTTTGCTCAGTTTGGGATTGTGGAACAACGGTTTGGTAGCGATTTGGCGTTTAATCCCCCGGTTATCTACGTTTCCAATAATGGTGCGGGCAATGTTGGAGAAGTGGATCGGGTGAATGGAATTTTTGCAGGGCAAAGGCGCTTTTTGGCTGGAAATAACGAAGGCGTTGAATTGGATATTTTGGGAAATCTTTATCAAGCAGGAGATGTCACGCCCGGTGCTGGTACGATTCGCGTGATTTCTCAAATTGGCGATCGCTCTGACAATGATACCTTTTCTCTGATTAGGGATCGTCAGCTAGGAGGCCCGCAAACAGGACTAGTGAATCCGAAAGGATTTGCGATCGCGCAAACCGCAGGCTACATAATTGTGGCAAACAATGGCGCTCAAAACCTCAAAGTTTTCGGCACAGCGGCAGGTGGTGACGTGCCTCCTGTTGCTACAAATCCTCTCCCAGCAAATGCTTGGGATGTCGTCTACGACGAAAACGCAGATCGTCTGTTTGTCGCTTTAGTTAATGGGGATATCAGCGTTTTCGATAACTATATTGGAAACGGTAGCAATATCGGTGGTGGCGGTATTTCTCGCACAATTATTCCCGCTAATGCCTCTGGCAACAAGGTTTCTACTAATCTACACGGCATTGTTTATGAACCCACACTAGATAAGTTGGTTGTTACTGATGTGGGCGCAGCAACTGCGGCACAAAGTCCCAACTTTGCCAATGATGGGCGAATTTATGTAATCGATAATGCCAGCACAGCGAATGGCAATGTGCTGCCATCACGCACAATTGAAGGCTCAAGAACTCAACTCGGCAATCCTGTTGATTTAATTTTGGATGGTAATAATGTCCAGGTGGCAGAAAAAGCGAAAAATCAGTTGCTCATTTTCAGTAACATTTTTACGGGAGCGGATGGAAATGTTACGCCCGATATTAGCGTTCCTGAGATCGGCCCGGAATCTCTAGTTGCTGACCGCAGTTTGGGTATCCTCAATCCCGATGTGACAAATATTGAGAGTCCTACGACGTTAATTAATGCGGTTTTTGCGACTAGCAATCCTGCTACTCCTACAGCAACTACTGAATTCGTGGCTAAACTGTCACCCAACTTGCAAAACACGCTGTCTGTCTTTAACACCTCTGGCGGAGTGCCAACCGTAGAAAATATTACCTTTGACCTGACGGGTGATGCCTTTATTACCTTCGACAGTGGCAGCGATACCAACGGCGGGATTTTGATTGTGAATCGGTTGGCGGAGAGCCGAAATAATGGCATCTTTAATCCTTCGAGAGATCGATCGATCGCGGGTGCAAATACGGGTTTAGTGGCTCCCAAAGGATTAGATGTAGCTGATAGTTTGGGGCTGGTATTTGTGGCAGAAAATAATGCGGCTACTCCTGCCATTCTTGCCTTTAGTACGCAAGCGCAAGGTGATGTTGCCCCCGTGTTCAAAACGACCAATTTAGCTGGACGACGGCCTTGGGATGTGGATTACGAACCGACAAGCGATCGCTTATTTGTTGCAGCTACAGATGGTTCTGTTCTCATCTATGACCAGTATGCCGTCACTCAAGGGGTAAATGGCCCAACGCGCACTATTATTCCTTCTGATGCAGTCGGTGCGAAGGTATCGATCAACTTGCATGGAATTATCTACGTTGCTGCTGCCGATACTTTACTGCTTTCGGATGTAGGCAGTGCGATGAGTGCCACAGATGGACAACTGTTCACGATTCCAAATGCTAGCAGCGCCAACGGGAATGTTGCCGTTCGCACGCAAATTGCTGGGGCGAATACGCTGCTAGGAAATCCGGTTGATGTAACTTTCGATGGTGCCAACCTATACGTAGCTGAAAAATCGAACGATCGCATCCTGCGCTTTGATAATATTCTCGCTCAGTCGGGTGTCCTCAATATTGCACCCAGTATTGCATTAGCTAGTAATAAGCCAGAGTCGGTAGCTCTTGCTCCTGACTACCTTTCGGCTCGTATCTAA